The Vanacampus margaritifer isolate UIUO_Vmar chromosome 20, RoL_Vmar_1.0, whole genome shotgun sequence genome contains the following window.
aactaaaaagctTGGACAGTTtatttgtaccccaaaaaaaaaaaaacaaatacaaaaaaattaattgggtTTGGAATATTGTTTttcgacaagtggcaaaatggctgcctcctgagatggataaaaatagattccacaaacacaatattaatcagaatgtcatgtttaactcattcactcccagccattttcactgaagcaatccccttcgatcccggctgttttactggactgattttgcaaagcccaccgaatattgtgttctattgctataaaaacatggaacgtaccaaaagaaagatctcttctttcgtcaggcaaaaaaagtatttttctatctgtttccgttttgcggaaattagcattagaaaatagctaagtttcatcattattcacaaaagagctcttttttcaacatggccctggttgatctcttttgctctgctgcgtttgtgtaataacaGCAATTTCTTCaatcgttctttgcagttgagatgttgcatcaaagccttctcaatgctctagcattaaaaagaacatataaatacgtctttgggacacataaCATTTAAATTATAACGTGTTTATgcgttttggggaaaaatatctGTGCAACCCTTCGAATAATTGTATTGAGAATTTTAAATCTGATATGTTGTGTTTGTAGATGATGCTCGAGGAGACGAGGAGCATCACGACGGTGCGTAAAATCGATCTCTCTTTTGTATCTTTTGTCCTTCCTCACCGTGAAGTCTCACCTTGATGTCTTTTCAGGCGAGGGCCTGGACGCCATCGACACGAGCGGAGGTGAGGATGTCGGCAGGCGTTTGAGAGCTGAAGGTGGTTTTGTGATTGTTTCAAGTGTTGACGTTTTGTGCTTGTAGTCTTGGTGGAGGAGCTTTCGTCTCAGGAGACTGTCGGTAAGCCGGAGATGTGTTAaagcaccaaaaaaataatatatatatttttttcgccCACATCTTTTTCTCCTGACACATTTAGCAACAATTCAAACTtttaaatattaactctttgactgccagacgttttcagaaaagggatgccgtgggtgccagccaatttaagcattttgactgatctttcaaggtccacagaaaattatgtgtttggactatggaaacacatatagttcaaatgaaagattggactctcatctttcatcagaaaaaaaaagtttgtttctaccttattccgtttttcagtaatcaacaatagaaaatggttagtttcacctctgttttgaaacaaacgtcttttaacgtctttggcactcctccctaggattttactaaacgttatttaacgtttttggcagtcaaagagttaaaaaaatatatatgtattttttttttttattacaatttcaaaCTCTTTAGGTCATTCAAGATATCAAGGACTTTTCACATTGCCcacattttcacaaatcaaTTCAGAGCACCTGAATTTCCCAGCATTTGAGTCTAGCATCAGACcatcagcattcacacacacacaattttgacctaataaacacattaaaaaaaaaaaaaaaaaggcaaaataacctgatttatttttttcggtGAAGTGGAATCAGGAAAATACTTGACAAGCTCCAAAGTGACACAAGAAGAAGgtatgttccttttttttttttagactgattCCGATTCAATGCGATTATTTTACCCAAGCTTGTTTTGTGCGTCAGAGCCAGCGGTGGAAGTGGAGCAGCAATCTGAGCCTGTGGAAGCGCAGAGTGAGAACACAGCAGAGAGCGACGGCGCCCCACAGGGTGAGCACGCCGCGACCACAACCCACACGATGCATtcgttatcattattatttaagaGGCGGATCTTTTGACAACTTAAAGGCTTGTTAAAGCGAAGCTAAACCGAATGTCAGTtgctttttcaactttttttttttttttttacggtgaaGTGGAATCTGCAAAAGATTTGACAAGCTCCAAGTTAACACAAGAAGGTATGTTCCTTTTGTAAATtgcaatgcaaatgcaaagaacggctatttatacaaaatgcttcaggaatgtatcCAGAAAAGCATGTTAAcccattcgctgccattgacggctataaacgtcaaaaattaatttgagctatttcttttttttttttttttttttttttttttttttaacaggagagctcagtattgttcattcaatttgacatcatcattgctctcctttttttttttttttttaaaaatccaacaaatcaattaaaaaaatgtaattttttttactgtacatttagaacagatataaaatgtgtgattaatcgcaagttaactagtgaagtcatgcgattaattacaattaaaaaaaataatcgcgtgttttatgaatttatggcagcgaatgagttaacattactcaccggcacatgcttttcctacgctgcaaaaaaaaaaaaaaaaaaaaaacttttattggaataactggatcgtgactttttccttctactctctaatgtggctacaacttgtGTATCAGAACcatactgcccctaagtggccaaattgtatacaacatgaacagcgctaccaataaaggcacacacaaacgagggcaagacagtacaaaataatttaaatcaaatcgattttgggactttggggggtgggggggggggggggtcacgcccctactctttattacaacccgtacttttgttttatgtacCAGAGTCGCCGGTGGAGGCGGAGACGCAGTCTGAGCCAGTAGACGCACAGAGTGAGACGCCTCGAGGAAGCAGCACCCCTGAAGGTGAGCACGCCAACACACCAACATGAATATACATATTTTCTGTTCATAGCAGATGGAGGAAAGTTGACTAGACGTGTTCCTCATGCCAGTTGGCGGCCAGCAAGGCCTACTCTGAATTCAAATATTTGCTCCGTTCATTTATTCTAATCTGTGTCTTTGGATGGAAGGTAGAGATAgatcgatgtttttttttatttttcagggctgataccgataaccgatatttgaagcagATATTctttttcagtaaaaagggCGGTTaaaaatattggcgtcaaattttttaaaaaatacaaatgccaatcttgagtTTTGTTGCAATGTCTTAAAGTAttaatgcttattgaacaattttcagacttttcaaaatgtcaacgtttttttttattttttttatcttaagacaatatacttcatttaaaatttcccccaaaaaatgtttagggAGCTCCCAAAGTTATCagtaaaaactgaaatcttaaactttcacatttctttgttttaatatcaaaaggttcagaaggttcccaaggtcagcagcatcttttataaagtgaactgaaatttcaaattaatagtttttttttttttagcttaaaatggttttagcttcACCTTTTTACTGTTTTTCTCTCCTGATTGGTTGGTCGGAACAAAAGCGACCTCATGCTGACAGTgccatcctcttttttttttttttttttttttttttttaacagacacAGCAGACCACACGGCCGCCGAAAAAGGTCAAGAAAGAGATTCCGATTTGTCAAGAAGCTGCTGCAAATGTTTCTCACGCTCACGTTTGTCCTCCagccaagaagaagaaaccaAAACTGCTCAACAAGCTGGACAAAAGCATCAAAGCCGAGTTGGATGCTGCCGAGAAGCTTCGCAAGAAAGTACGTGGCGGGAAGGAAGTGATtcgtgtgttgttgttgtttttttgttgactcccatactcatttttttttttttgtgtgtgtgcatcaggGAAAAGTGGAGGCGGCACTGCAAGCATTTGAAACTTTAGCGCAGCAGCACCCGCAGAGCCCCCGCGCTCACTACGGGAAAGCGCAGGTGATCATTTCAAGGACCGCCTCCCTGTTGTACTGTTGAGGATCACAACccaacagaccccccccccccccccacacttcaaACACGCAGGCGGAGGACGACCTGGCCGAGAAGCAGCGCAGCAACGACATGTTGCAGAAGGCCATCGGCAGCTACCGAGACGCGGCGGAGCTTCCCGACGCCGCCCCCGACCTGGTCAGAGCGGCGCTCAAGAGACGAGCGGAGCGCCAGCAGTTCCTGGGTAAGCGCGCAGAGCGTCCGCGTGTTTCCGTGGCAACCGCACCGCACATGCAAATGGTGACTCTCAGCTCATTGGTACAGCACTCGTATTAGTCGTTctacgcagaggataaagactaTTTGACTGCGGTCCAAAAGACCAAAGTTTTTCTTATTTCAGCATATTTTACTCTGATTGTAGTTGCCGAGCTACaatctgattatttttatttacttataattcggggtgtcaggcgattacatttttttaaaatcgtgattaatcacatgacttctatagttaactcacaattaactcattcactgccattgacggctataaacgtaaaaaattcatttgaactaattattttagtttaacatttttttcctacttttgttaacaggagtatgaaaacctcgatttttttttattgtacatttagaacagatataaaacctgtgattaatcgcgagttaaccagtgaagtcatgcgattaattacaatttttaaaaaaaataatcgcctcttgcccctaattttttatatttttttatttaatgaatttatggcagtgaatgagttaaatttttatatctgttctaaatgtacaataaaatatattttcatactcttgttaacaaaaaaaaagttaaactaatagaaatgtggatgcatcttttagtcacatACAGTAGTTTCATAATCATTCACAAAATTAAGATAAAgttatattgatttttgttgaggtaatttttctgccactagatggcatacatttttcttttcatttggaaTTAGCATGAAGTaacattctgcacattttaaaaatacaacttgatccaagtctccacaaatgcattattataacTTAATTAACTCCCccagtacaagtaaaaaaaaatcagcgttaaaaaaattagctCAAAATTATTAAGATTACTAAATCATCAGACGGATTATTATGAAAAGTTCTTAGTGACATCTCTTGTAAATGTGTCAGGGCGCATGCGCGGCGCGGTGGCCACGCTGGAGCGGCTGGTGCAGATCTTTCCAGAAGACGTCAGTCTGAAGAACGACCTGGGCGTGGCCTACCTGTTGCTAGGCGACAACAAAGGCGCCAAGACGGTCTACGAGGAGGTGAGGGAAGTTGCCTGCCGCGTCGTCGTCTTCTTCCGTAAGTCTCACCGGCGCCCTCTTTAGGTCCTGGCCGTTGCCCCCGGCGACGGCTTTGCCAAGGTCCACTACGGCTTCATCCTGAAGTCGGAGAACAAGATCGCCGAGAGCATTCCGTACCTGAAGGTATGCGAAGCGCGTCGGTCGTGGTTGGTTTCCGCGACGACCGCCGCCATTTTGAACGCGTGTCGGTCCACCAGGAGGGCCTGGAATCCGGAGAGCCCGGCACGGATGACGGACGTTTCTACTTCCACTTGGGAGACGCCCTGCAGAGAGTCGGGGACAAGAGCGTGAGTGTTTATGCATAATCGTGCATAATAATACAACATTAAAGGACCAAAGTcaatttataatatttaataatataactTATTATATTCTTCGCTTACCagtgcggtgtgtgtgtgttcggcAGGCGTACCACTGGTACCAGGTGGGCCACGAGCGAGGCCACTTTGCGTCCGTGTGGCAGAGGTCCCTCTACAACGTGGACGGGCTCAAGGCGCAGCCCTGGTGGACACCAAATGAGACGGGATACGCCGATCTGATCAAGGTAGGACATTTCCGAGGATGTTGTTCTTCCAGTCCGGGAACTCAACGGCGGTGTTTGTGTTCAGGCGCTGGAGAAGAACTGGAAAACGATCCGGGACGAGGCCATGGCCATGATGGACCAAAACACGAGCCAGTTTGTACCCGAGGAGGAGAACCTGAGAGAGAAAGGAGAGTGGGGCCAGTACACGCTCTGGCAACaaggtccctttttttttttttttaactttacctCCTCATTCACATTTATTCAGCTAACAGTCATTTGTGTTCAGGGAAGAAATCCGGAACGTCCTGTCAGGCTGTACCGAAGACCTGCTCGCTACTGGAGAGATTCCCTGACGCCACTGGCTGCAAGAGAGGACAggtacgcacacgcacacgcaagaTTTCAATTCAGCCTCCTCAACGCACTTGACTCgcttgtgtgtttgcgtgcgtgcAGATTAAGTTCTCGGTGATGCAGCCGGGCACGCACGTGTGGCCGCACACGGGCCCCACCAACTGTCGGCTGAGGATGCACCTCGGCCTCGTCATTCCCAAACAGGGATGCAGGATCAGATGCACAGACCAGACCAGGTAACCTTTGCTACTCGGcaacaactcttttttttttttttgcagtggacAGGAAGTTATTAAGCTCATTGTAGCTAACAGGCAGCTAACGCGTTTGCTCCTGGACGATTGTTGAAGCGTCGTCTGTAAGTTTAAGAGACTATTACATGTGTAAATTCATGTCGATTTAATGATGTACGTGTGAATtaaatggtagttagtgtttgctagcgcgctaatgctaatcgcgattgctaagcGTTTAGCATATGcttattttgttggtgtttaataatgctcaTGCTCAGAAGACAATGAATAATTAGCAGTTATATCGACTCTAGCggatataatgatgtatgtgtgaactaaatggtaagTTGGTAATTGTTTACCCTATACGGtaatcgctagcgcgctaatgctaatcgcgattgctaaccgtttagcataggcttATTTTGTTGGTGTTAAATAATGCTCATGCACAGAAGATAATAAATAGTTAGTGGTTCTAgtcactcaattcaactcatgtagctataatgatgtatgtgtgaactaaatggtggttAGTGTTTGTATACCATATATGGTAATTGCTAGCGCGCTATTGCTAATTGCGATAGCTAAACATTTAGCAtggtttcattttgtttgtgtttaataaTGCTCATGCACACAAGATAATATATAGTAGTTATATCTACTCAATTAAACTCGCATTCAACCttagtggataaaaaaaaaaaaatacagttttatgGTGCGGCCTGGGGGGGAGGGTCGATTCTTTGATAGGAAAATAGATTTTAA
Protein-coding sequences here:
- the unm_hu7910 gene encoding aspartyl/asparaginyl beta-hydroxylase isoform X4, giving the protein MAQKKSLKTHSRKEAKPPSSESKSSKKPTGGDAGAGAKYSVFTWFAVLALLGVWSSVAVVYFDIVDYDSVIARAQEFRMNFSQVLQGKLTAYDADGDGDFDVEDAKVLLGLKETPSQGETTARGPVETAEEQPTNPQAAEPAEEESVEARAEETTAEDFAAEEQSSKRHVAQPHGEAESAEAATEDSPTEDSPTISAAEDVDSEIQAAVPLPSFIEEDFVSDDARGDEEHHDGEGLDAIDTSGVLVEELSSQETVVESGKYLTSSKVTQEEEPAVEVEQQSEPVEAQSENTAESDGAPQVESAKDLTSSKLTQEESPVEAETQSEPVDAQSETPRGSSTPEDTADHTAAEKAKKKKPKLLNKLDKSIKAELDAAEKLRKKGKVEAALQAFETLAQQHPQSPRAHYGKAQAEDDLAEKQRSNDMLQKAIGSYRDAAELPDAAPDLVRAALKRRAERQQFLGRMRGAVATLERLVQIFPEDVSLKNDLGVAYLLLGDNKGAKTVYEEVLAVAPGDGFAKVHYGFILKSENKIAESIPYLKEGLESGEPGTDDGRFYFHLGDALQRVGDKSAYHWYQVGHERGHFASVWQRSLYNVDGLKAQPWWTPNETGYADLIKALEKNWKTIRDEAMAMMDQNTSQFVPEEENLREKGEWGQYTLWQQGKKSGTSCQAVPKTCSLLERFPDATGCKRGQIKFSVMQPGTHVWPHTGPTNCRLRMHLGLVIPKQGCRIRCTDQTREWEEGKVLIFDDSFEHEVWQDADTFRLIFIVDVWHPQLTASQRQTLSAI
- the unm_hu7910 gene encoding aspartyl/asparaginyl beta-hydroxylase isoform X2, with protein sequence MQRYRHYGASAPPTAAPAAEEPHSTQEALNAHEEQVEPMVNEEEAQDGLQKTGGASAEEAAAPQQAALLSEAKPPSSESKSSKKPTGGDAGAGAKYSVFTWFAVLALLGVWSSVAVVYFDIVDYDSVIARAQEFRMNFSQVLQGKLTAYDADGDGDFDVEDAKVLLGLKETPSQGETTARGPVETAEEQPTNPQAAEPAEEESVEARAEETTAEDFAAEEQSSKRHVAQPHGEAESAEAATEDSPTEDSPTISAAEDVDSEIQAAVPLPSFIEEDFVSDDARGDEEHHDGEGLDAIDTSGVLVEELSSQETVVESGKYLTSSKVTQEEEPAVEVEQQSEPVEAQSENTAESDGAPQVESAKDLTSSKLTQEESPVEAETQSEPVDAQSETPRGSSTPEAKKKKPKLLNKLDKSIKAELDAAEKLRKKGKVEAALQAFETLAQQHPQSPRAHYGKAQAEDDLAEKQRSNDMLQKAIGSYRDAAELPDAAPDLVRAALKRRAERQQFLGRMRGAVATLERLVQIFPEDVSLKNDLGVAYLLLGDNKGAKTVYEEVLAVAPGDGFAKVHYGFILKSENKIAESIPYLKEGLESGEPGTDDGRFYFHLGDALQRVGDKSAYHWYQVGHERGHFASVWQRSLYNVDGLKAQPWWTPNETGYADLIKALEKNWKTIRDEAMAMMDQNTSQFVPEEENLREKGEWGQYTLWQQGKKSGTSCQAVPKTCSLLERFPDATGCKRGQIKFSVMQPGTHVWPHTGPTNCRLRMHLGLVIPKQGCRIRCTDQTREWEEGKVLIFDDSFEHEVWQDADTFRLIFIVDVWHPQLTASQRQTLSAI
- the unm_hu7910 gene encoding aspartyl/asparaginyl beta-hydroxylase isoform X3 codes for the protein MQRYRHYGASAPPTAAPAAEEPHSTQEALNAHEEQVEPMVNEEEAQDGLQKTGGASAEEAAAPQQAALLSEAKPPSSESKSSKKPTGGDAGAGAKYSVFTWFAVLALLGVWSSVAVVYFDIVDYDSVIGKLTAYDADGDGDFDVEDAKVLLGLKETPSQGETTARGPVETAEEQPTNPQAAEPAEEESVEARAEETTAEDFAAEEQSSKRHVAQPHGEAESAEAATEDSPTEDSPTISAAEDVDSEIQAAVPLPSFIEEDFVSDDARGDEEHHDGEGLDAIDTSGVLVEELSSQETVVESGKYLTSSKVTQEEEPAVEVEQQSEPVEAQSENTAESDGAPQVESAKDLTSSKLTQEESPVEAETQSEPVDAQSETPRGSSTPEDTADHTAAEKAKKKKPKLLNKLDKSIKAELDAAEKLRKKGKVEAALQAFETLAQQHPQSPRAHYGKAQAEDDLAEKQRSNDMLQKAIGSYRDAAELPDAAPDLVRAALKRRAERQQFLGRMRGAVATLERLVQIFPEDVSLKNDLGVAYLLLGDNKGAKTVYEEVLAVAPGDGFAKVHYGFILKSENKIAESIPYLKEGLESGEPGTDDGRFYFHLGDALQRVGDKSAYHWYQVGHERGHFASVWQRSLYNVDGLKAQPWWTPNETGYADLIKALEKNWKTIRDEAMAMMDQNTSQFVPEEENLREKGEWGQYTLWQQGKKSGTSCQAVPKTCSLLERFPDATGCKRGQIKFSVMQPGTHVWPHTGPTNCRLRMHLGLVIPKQGCRIRCTDQTREWEEGKVLIFDDSFEHEVWQDADTFRLIFIVDVWHPQLTASQRQTLSAI
- the unm_hu7910 gene encoding aspartyl/asparaginyl beta-hydroxylase isoform X1, with translation MQRYRHYGASAPPTAAPAAEEPHSTQEALNAHEEQVEPMVNEEEAQDGLQKTGGASAEEAAAPQQAALLSEAKPPSSESKSSKKPTGGDAGAGAKYSVFTWFAVLALLGVWSSVAVVYFDIVDYDSVIARAQEFRMNFSQVLQGKLTAYDADGDGDFDVEDAKVLLGLKETPSQGETTARGPVETAEEQPTNPQAAEPAEEESVEARAEETTAEDFAAEEQSSKRHVAQPHGEAESAEAATEDSPTEDSPTISAAEDVDSEIQAAVPLPSFIEEDFVSDDARGDEEHHDGEGLDAIDTSGVLVEELSSQETVVESGKYLTSSKVTQEEEPAVEVEQQSEPVEAQSENTAESDGAPQVESAKDLTSSKLTQEESPVEAETQSEPVDAQSETPRGSSTPEDTADHTAAEKAKKKKPKLLNKLDKSIKAELDAAEKLRKKGKVEAALQAFETLAQQHPQSPRAHYGKAQAEDDLAEKQRSNDMLQKAIGSYRDAAELPDAAPDLVRAALKRRAERQQFLGRMRGAVATLERLVQIFPEDVSLKNDLGVAYLLLGDNKGAKTVYEEVLAVAPGDGFAKVHYGFILKSENKIAESIPYLKEGLESGEPGTDDGRFYFHLGDALQRVGDKSAYHWYQVGHERGHFASVWQRSLYNVDGLKAQPWWTPNETGYADLIKALEKNWKTIRDEAMAMMDQNTSQFVPEEENLREKGEWGQYTLWQQGKKSGTSCQAVPKTCSLLERFPDATGCKRGQIKFSVMQPGTHVWPHTGPTNCRLRMHLGLVIPKQGCRIRCTDQTREWEEGKVLIFDDSFEHEVWQDADTFRLIFIVDVWHPQLTASQRQTLSAI